Sequence from the Bremerella volcania genome:
ACGACAAAATCATCTCCGATATTCGCAACAGCCTGGAAGCTTCCGGATACGATCCGGAGAAGCTTCAGATCTATATCGAACCTGCTGGAAAGCCAGGTGAATCTTTCAACTTAGACGATCCCAACAACGATCTTGACTTATTTCAGGTACGCATCGCTTTGCCTATGTCTCAGGTAGCAGCGATGCCGGTACCCGACAACTTGGACTACGACCTTTCGACCGCCGTCATCTTCCGCAATACCAGGTCGACGATCGTACAGTAGCCCGCATCCTATCGTCTTAGTTTCACCCTTTTCGATCCTGGTTGGCACACCGCCGACAACACTCCCTAGCAGGTTCAGAAAGAAACAGATCCATGGCCAGCAAAAGCATTCCCCAGACAACTCAGCGGCACAACAGACGCGGCGTGTTCATCGTGCTTGCGGCTTTCGTGATGATCGTGCTGTTCGCTTTCCTCTCGCTCGGCATCGACTCCGGTCTGATTGCGATGGAGCAGACACGTCTGCAAAACGCGGTCGATGCGGCGGCCTTAGCGGCCTCGCAAGAGATCACGTCGGCCGTCCAAAGTGCAAGCGAAGGGGGCGATCCCAACTCGATCTCGCTGGAACATGCCCGTGCCATGGCCGCCGATGTTGCTGACCGCAACGGGGTTTACGTCGACGCGGATAATGACGTTGTCTTTGGCAAGCGAACCTACAACGAAGGAACCGGCAAGTGGGATATCACCTGGAATGAAGGCCCTTACAACGTGGTCAAAGTTACCGCTCGCCGCGACCAGGAAGATATGAGCGCACGCGACAGCAAGGTGCCGTTGGCATTCGGCTGGGCAGTGGGAACTCCGACGATTGACCTGCGTGCGGAGGCTATCGCGTTCGTTGAAGCTCGCGACATGGTCGTGGTGCTCGACTTCTCTGGTTCGATGAACGACGACAGCCGCTACACTTCGATCAGTCGCTTGGGACAAAGCAACATCGAAGCGAACATGGTCGACATTTTCAATGCGATGAACCCTAACGTCGGCAGCCTGTCGTTTGAACAGGAATATCTGACGATCGTCGGCGATCCACCGACCAGTTCGGCAGCCCCACAAAACAAGGTGACCTTCAAAGATCGCGAAGTTTACGTCGAGTCGACCAAGAACATCTCGCGGGTTCGCCTGTACTTTAGCAACGGAAAATCACAATACTTCTATCCCAATAGCAAGACGGGAACGTTCTCGGGAACAGGCTCGAACAACAATCGCCAAATCGACCGGGTCTACGTGCGGGCGGGCAACGCTACCGGCAACGGGGAAGAATTCCGCGACACCAACAGCGCCGTGAAGCAGGCGTTTGGCTTGGACAACATCAACTACCCTTACAGTCGCGGAAGTTGGGACGAGTTCATCAACTACTGCCGAGACAACGTCCCGAGCGATAGCGGTAATCGCCAGAAGTATGGCAAACTGAACTTCGTCGATTACATCCTGACCAATCGCTATCACAACTATGAAACGGAAGACCTTTGGAAGGCACCACACTATCCGTTCCACGCGGTGAAAAACGGGTTTTCTCTGTTCCTCGACTTCCTGCAAGATCTCGACTTCGGTGACGAAGTGGGGATCGTTTCCTACGATGAGTCCTCTCGCGTCGAGCATACGCTCAACGATGGCGACGCGTATGCCAGCTTGAATGGCAACCTGATCTCGGACGACTACGATTCGCTCGATACGATTCAACGCCACAAGCAGGCCGGTCACTATGGCAGTTTCACGGCGATGGGCTTTGGCGTGGATGAAGCGGATGAGTTGCTTCAAGCTCACGCACGACATGGTGCTCGTCCGACGATCGTGCTGATGACCGACGGTAACGCCAACCGCTACAAGAGTGGCTGGAGCTTGCCTTACGACTGGGACTGGGATGACTACACCGACTACGATGGCGACGGCAACGCCGACTACTCCACCAACGACCGCTCGAAACAATATGCCATCTGGGAAGCCGTCCAAGCCCACAAGCGTGGCGTGACGATCCACACCATGAGTGTGGGTGCCAGTGCGGACCGTGACGTGATGACGGCTATTGCCAATGCGTGTGGCGGCATTCACATCAGCGTTCCTGGCGGCTCGACGATTGCCGAATTGGAATCTCAAATGCTCTCCGCATTTCAGCAAATCGCCGCCAAGGTTCCGCCACCGCAACTGGTTTACGACCTGAGTCAGGCCGAAGATTAACCACGAGGCACACCACGACGTGTCCTGCAAGGTGGTTGTCGTTGGGGTAGTACCTCCTCGGCAGCCACCTTGTGTTGTTTCTTGTCAGGCCAAATGTTCGTTAGAATGAAAGAGGTCAGTCCAAGTTCGACTCACTAGACACCATCGCGAGAATTACCCGGCATGGCACCTACGGACGATTCGATCCCCATCCAAAACAGTGAAGTCTTTCCCGTTAAACCACCGGTAGTCTGGGTGATGTTTCCCCGTTGGCCGGAAGATGGTGACGGTTGGATCTTTCCCCAGGATCGCCACAAAGCAGAAGGCCTGATTCCGAGCGATTTCATCTTTCGCCGCGAAGTCACGGACGACGACTTCTACCTGATCAGCTACGGCGACGTCCAAATGAAGATACGCCCAGTGATGATGGAAGAAGTCCCTGAGCCAAAATACAAGATGGGTGAGGTCGTCGAACTGGCCCATCAATTCGATGTCGAGAAGACAACCACCGGCACCATCTATGCGGTTCGCTGGAGCGACTATTACCAGGAACCGCAGTACTATCTCATCCGGGGTGATCTCAAGAGCCAGAACCCCTATTTGGCCAAGGATCTACGCCCTTTCGAGCCGCCGAAAGAATTCCACGCGATGCACGAGTACGAGCCGCAGTAAAGCGTGTAAAGCGTACTAACGCGTTGTCCCTGCCGGAGCAGAGGCCAACGCTCCGCCACCTGCTTCCACCGAAGAGAAAGTCGCCCAGACGGGTAAGTGGTCGGAGATTTCCAACGCTTGATCTTCGGTCATCTTAAAGGCAGCCATCAGGTCCAGTACGCCTGCCTGACCGGCGAATTCGGTCGTACGTCGGTGGTCGAAGACGATGTTGTCGTAGCTCTTGCTCTTGCGCGTGTTGGTGGGCGTTCCCTGGACGGTGGCAAAGATACCCGGAACTTGCCCCAACATGCCTAGGTGGGTGTAGTCGGTATTCAAGTCACCTAGAAGGATGACATCGTCTTCGTTCGGATTGGCATCGCGGACGACTTCATAAACCTCGCCCAGGGCATCCATCTCTTCGTCGACCTCGTCCGGGTCGGTATGGATGTTAATCAAGGTGAAGCTAAACGGCTGGACGCCAGGATTTACGCGAGTACGAAACGAGGCGACGTACGGCTCGCGGTGCAATAAGTCGTGTGGATCGTTGATGGTGAAGTCGCTCTTTTCGATGAATTCGATTTTGGCAGTATTGTATAGGAAGACGTACTGCTCTGTGCTCGACGTGCGTCCCAAGCGCGGTCCGACGAGCGAGGCCCATTGGGAACCATCGGCGTTGATCATTTCCAGCCAACGGGGGATGACGTCTTGTTCTTTACTGCGAAGTTCTTGGACTGCCACGATGTCAAACGACTTGACTACTTGAGTCAGTACCTTCATCACATCCGGTTTGTCAATCTTCGATTGTCCAAAGACCTGAATGTTGAAACTGGCAAGGCGGATCGAATCTCCTGGCTGCGCTGTCGATGTGGCCGAAGTCTGCACGCCGTCGGGCAACTGCTCGAGAACCTGCTCGACATTGCAACCGGTAGCCGCAACAAGACCAACAATAAACGCGAGCGAAGAAAGAATGAGAGCGCGCACTTGAAGCCTCCTTGCCATGTGCGGTTTCGACTGCCAGCAGACACCCTGTCATCCATAACAAGGTACCTAGTACAAGCGGGGCAACCTTACCGAAAGGGATTCCCCACTTCCAGGTCAGTCGCTGGCAAGAAAGCAGAAAAGAAGGCGAGCCGCGGAAAAATTGCTGCTCGCAGTGATAGCACTCTTTGGTCTGCTACATGTTGCTCAATGCCTTTGAGGCCAAACGAGCCGTACGGGCATTTTCACTTTGAGCGGCCTTTTCGAGCGTTGTCTTGATCGATTCATCCACGGCTCCGATCTGGCCAATCGCCCAGATGGCGCGATTACGGACTTCGACGGGGGTGTCTTCTTTCTCGATCAGATTTGCCAGGTGCGCCGCTGCCGGAGACGCTTTGGCTTGAAGTCGCCCGACAAGTGTCACGGCCCAATAGGCGGTCAGTTCAGCTGAAGTCGTTAGCTCGAGCAGTGACTCAAGCTCATCGGCCTCTGGCGGTCCCAACTCTTCCAATGCCGCTTGGCTCCACTGGCTGACCTGTTCATCCCTATCGCCGCAGCAGCGGCAAAGAGGAACAATCGCGGCCATGGCGATACTTGGATCCTTGGCACAGGCTTCGGCGGCTTTCCGACGTTCTTCCGTATTGGTCCCCCCCAAAGCCTGGACGGCGTGCGATACTTCCATAGGTTTCTTTCCCAGAGTTCAAAGACGAGGAATTTCACGCCCAAGTGGCGGATATTACTTCGATTTGGACAAAAACGCGCTGACTCAACCACCCACGCGGGGGTATGATTAAGAGCGGAGGGGCACTCTGTTTCCAAATGATCACGGAAACTAACGTTAACGAATCATATTCGCGGATCACGGAAGTGAGCTATGAGTTCCCATTTCCTTTCCAACCCGACACCCTCTTCGGATGAACCGAACGGGGCTCATTCCACCGCTCCACCTGGTAACGACGTGTCCAAGCTAACACCGTTAAGCCAGGAAGCCCAGGCTAATTTGTGGCGATACATCGATCACCTGGAACGCTGGCGACAGTCGATTGGCTTCGAGATCCATGATGGTCTCACGCAGCAGATCACCGCGGCACTTCTCTTCCTCGAGGCTTACGATAAAGAGAAGCCTGATTCGACTTCCCTCGATCGGTGTCGAGCCATCCTCGAAGAGGCACTAGCCGAATCACGACGCTTGATCCAAGGCCTCAATCCCAAGCGTCTTGACGAGGAAGGGATCGAGGCGGCCCTGCAAGAATTCATCAAATTGCCTTCTCTTTCGACCGCTCAAATCCATGTTGAAATCGATAGGGATCTGCCGCGTCTTGCTCCCTGGCAGCGATCGTGCCTATTTCGTTTCTTTCAAGAGTCCATTACGAACGCACGAAAACACAGCGAAGCGATCAGGATTGATGTCTCACTCGGCCAACGGGGGCAGAGCCTCATTGCTTGCGTTCAAGATGACGGCATAGGCTTTGATGTCGAATCGATCGAACTGACTAGCTATGGACTGACCGGACTGAAACAGAAAGCCGATTTACTGGAAGGGAAGCTCACGATCGAGAGTGCCCCAAAACATGGTACCAAGATCGAACTCTGCATTCCGGTCGAAGCAATAAACCATTAAGAAATCGTGAAGCTCATTGCCGCATACTGAGCAATCCTCAACAATCGCTAGTAACTGGCAAGCGCAAAATTCGCCAGAGTGGATTGTAACGGCAGCAACATGGCATTCACCTTCGTTCTGGGGCTCGCCGCCCTGTTCCAATTGGTCGCAGTCCTGATGGCACTGCGCCTGAACACCATCTACCGACGTCGGTACGCTTGGCTCTTCATTTCTGGGGCCGGTGTCTTGATGACTCTTTGGATTGGTGCTGGCATCGTCGATACGATTCAGTCCCCGCCCGGCGACATCATCTGGGAGCCGACGTTGTGGGTTCAAACGTTGGCAACGCTGCTAACGGCAATCCTTTTCTTTGCCGGCATTGCCACGATCGAGCCGCTGTTCAAGGAAAACGAAGCGGCCAGGGCTTTATTGGCAAGCGAGAATGCGCTGTTGAATCGTGAAGTACAACATAGCCGCGAAGAGATGATGCTGGCGCAGCGCGTTCAATCGAATCTACTCCCCAGGTCTGCACCCCATGTTCCGGGGCTTGATATCGCGTTTCTATCTCGACCGGCCGAGTGGACCAGCGGCGACTACTTCGATTTCGTGCAACCCGACGACGACACGCTGATCGTCACCGTGGCCGATGTGTGCGGGCATGGTCTCGGACCAGCCTTGCTGATGACGACTTCGCGTTCTTATTTCCGCGGTATCGCCAGAACACGCAAGCAATGCCAACCCATCATCAATACCTGGAACAATGCGATTGCTGAAGACGTCGAGGCCGGCGACTTTATGACGGCGCTGGTGGTTCGACTCGATCTAAGAGAGCAACAGATCGAATATCTGGGTGCCGGACAAAACGGTTTACTGATCCAATCCGACGGCTCCTTTGAAGAACTGGAACGAAGCGGCCCACCGCTGGGAGTCATCGACAATTTTGAGTATCCCTGTCCTGACCCGATAACGCTCGAATCGGGTCAAATCCTCGTTCTGTGCACCGATGGCATTCATGAAACCGAAGGACAAGACGGATCGCAATTCGGTACGCACCGCATTGCCGATCTGATTGCGACCCATCGTGATTTGACCGCGGCCCAAATGGTCAAGCGTCTGGACATTGAGGTTCGCAACTTCGCGGTTGCCGCCAAGGCCCATGACGACCTGACGGCGGTCATCATCAAGATCGCGTAAATCTGTTTCTACCTCAACACTTCGAGAAGATTGCTGAAGTTATCTGTCCACGGTTTTGCGTAAACCATGTGTGGCCCCAAATTCGTCGCTGCGGACTGCATCGTATCGTCCGACAAGAATTGATGGTTCTTCGACGC
This genomic interval carries:
- a CDS encoding sensor histidine kinase, encoding MSSHFLSNPTPSSDEPNGAHSTAPPGNDVSKLTPLSQEAQANLWRYIDHLERWRQSIGFEIHDGLTQQITAALLFLEAYDKEKPDSTSLDRCRAILEEALAESRRLIQGLNPKRLDEEGIEAALQEFIKLPSLSTAQIHVEIDRDLPRLAPWQRSCLFRFFQESITNARKHSEAIRIDVSLGQRGQSLIACVQDDGIGFDVESIELTSYGLTGLKQKADLLEGKLTIESAPKHGTKIELCIPVEAINH
- a CDS encoding PP2C family protein-serine/threonine phosphatase; its protein translation is MAFTFVLGLAALFQLVAVLMALRLNTIYRRRYAWLFISGAGVLMTLWIGAGIVDTIQSPPGDIIWEPTLWVQTLATLLTAILFFAGIATIEPLFKENEAARALLASENALLNREVQHSREEMMLAQRVQSNLLPRSAPHVPGLDIAFLSRPAEWTSGDYFDFVQPDDDTLIVTVADVCGHGLGPALLMTTSRSYFRGIARTRKQCQPIINTWNNAIAEDVEAGDFMTALVVRLDLREQQIEYLGAGQNGLLIQSDGSFEELERSGPPLGVIDNFEYPCPDPITLESGQILVLCTDGIHETEGQDGSQFGTHRIADLIATHRDLTAAQMVKRLDIEVRNFAVAAKAHDDLTAVIIKIA
- a CDS encoding HEAT repeat domain-containing protein; this encodes MEVSHAVQALGGTNTEERRKAAEACAKDPSIAMAAIVPLCRCCGDRDEQVSQWSQAALEELGPPEADELESLLELTTSAELTAYWAVTLVGRLQAKASPAAAHLANLIEKEDTPVEVRNRAIWAIGQIGAVDESIKTTLEKAAQSENARTARLASKALSNM
- a CDS encoding DUF6960 family protein, translated to MAPTDDSIPIQNSEVFPVKPPVVWVMFPRWPEDGDGWIFPQDRHKAEGLIPSDFIFRREVTDDDFYLISYGDVQMKIRPVMMEEVPEPKYKMGEVVELAHQFDVEKTTTGTIYAVRWSDYYQEPQYYLIRGDLKSQNPYLAKDLRPFEPPKEFHAMHEYEPQ
- a CDS encoding endonuclease/exonuclease/phosphatase family protein; translated protein: MRALILSSLAFIVGLVAATGCNVEQVLEQLPDGVQTSATSTAQPGDSIRLASFNIQVFGQSKIDKPDVMKVLTQVVKSFDIVAVQELRSKEQDVIPRWLEMINADGSQWASLVGPRLGRTSSTEQYVFLYNTAKIEFIEKSDFTINDPHDLLHREPYVASFRTRVNPGVQPFSFTLINIHTDPDEVDEEMDALGEVYEVVRDANPNEDDVILLGDLNTDYTHLGMLGQVPGIFATVQGTPTNTRKSKSYDNIVFDHRRTTEFAGQAGVLDLMAAFKMTEDQALEISDHLPVWATFSSVEAGGGALASAPAGTTR
- a CDS encoding pilus assembly protein TadG-related protein translates to MASKSIPQTTQRHNRRGVFIVLAAFVMIVLFAFLSLGIDSGLIAMEQTRLQNAVDAAALAASQEITSAVQSASEGGDPNSISLEHARAMAADVADRNGVYVDADNDVVFGKRTYNEGTGKWDITWNEGPYNVVKVTARRDQEDMSARDSKVPLAFGWAVGTPTIDLRAEAIAFVEARDMVVVLDFSGSMNDDSRYTSISRLGQSNIEANMVDIFNAMNPNVGSLSFEQEYLTIVGDPPTSSAAPQNKVTFKDREVYVESTKNISRVRLYFSNGKSQYFYPNSKTGTFSGTGSNNNRQIDRVYVRAGNATGNGEEFRDTNSAVKQAFGLDNINYPYSRGSWDEFINYCRDNVPSDSGNRQKYGKLNFVDYILTNRYHNYETEDLWKAPHYPFHAVKNGFSLFLDFLQDLDFGDEVGIVSYDESSRVEHTLNDGDAYASLNGNLISDDYDSLDTIQRHKQAGHYGSFTAMGFGVDEADELLQAHARHGARPTIVLMTDGNANRYKSGWSLPYDWDWDDYTDYDGDGNADYSTNDRSKQYAIWEAVQAHKRGVTIHTMSVGASADRDVMTAIANACGGIHISVPGGSTIAELESQMLSAFQQIAAKVPPPQLVYDLSQAED
- a CDS encoding TadE/TadG family type IV pilus assembly protein, yielding MNLFHRRRALTNRRATATVEFAVIAPVFLTLILGMLEASRMFETYGQLAQVARDGARLGAMDRADWVASGIKTNDKIISDIRNSLEASGYDPEKLQIYIEPAGKPGESFNLDDPNNDLDLFQVRIALPMSQVAAMPVPDNLDYDLSTAVIFRNTRSTIVQ